One genomic window of Candidatus Nitrospira inopinata includes the following:
- a CDS encoding TonB-dependent receptor: MVVGGRRVLCAGLIVMVAMIAGTAWGEDAGDGIGKSADRRTIGGIVQNQDLRRVPQVVVEVKNQEGDVVASGVSNDAGEFKIAVTDKGTYSVSAVQDTYRSEYVVLTLEEESSKSVTLTLSQTKEIALEVVSPLPPLSTTASSETYSLSRKEVELLPRGNNNEFHDVLLTIPSAVYGALKQVHIRQDHANLQIRIDGVPIPDTVSSTFSDVITPRAWERADIVLGGMEANVGNKTAALIDVTTKSGTKPGFGSIQMFGGSNNLINPSFEYGGAVGEKFRYYFLNSHTATNRGIDPPTLGRPTYHGQSERNQTMFRGDYQVSNRDNFTLLFLNSIAKYQIPTSPGQDPNPVITGTLNGLLPGGFSPVPSERIDENQKENNQYGHLVWRHDVDTRNFFSLAGYFRHTRATFRTDPFNVLAYVPDETEPFSAGSQDRTAYSGGVRLDYTYVHSKEHLIKAGFQVDRTQAINKTRLTAFDSGLTDLVNLNADNRLIGWRQEFWIQDQWTPNDHWTFNVGVRADTVQYLRHEGQVSPRIGVTYRYNPFHAFHAFYGRLFTPPNLEAISFAKLNTIGTTAEPEDTTNNPPRAERAHYFQIGSVHALGEWATLQLTGYYKLANYLSDAGQFGTTPLLNYFAFERGWSRGADAALKLWLMDNLTVRGNIAWGQCKGYGLQSGHFLLHGEEIADIRSPGGIFCDHMQILTSSAVVSYRLLDRTTLTGQMLFASGLRTAEEGAKTNSTHSPSYTIYNLSISHIVPLPWHGQKMLLAFDVVNVLDQQYFINFGEGSIGLGVSHAGMPRSFFFRGQWFF, translated from the coding sequence ATGGTCGTTGGAGGAAGAAGGGTGTTGTGTGCCGGGCTGATTGTCATGGTCGCGATGATCGCGGGAACGGCGTGGGGAGAAGATGCAGGAGATGGTATCGGGAAAAGTGCCGATAGAAGGACGATCGGCGGGATCGTTCAAAACCAAGACCTGCGGCGCGTGCCGCAGGTCGTCGTCGAGGTGAAAAACCAAGAGGGCGACGTCGTGGCCTCCGGCGTCTCGAACGATGCGGGAGAGTTCAAGATTGCGGTGACCGACAAGGGCACCTACTCGGTCAGCGCGGTGCAGGACACCTATCGAAGCGAATATGTGGTGCTCACCCTGGAAGAGGAGTCGTCCAAGTCTGTCACGCTCACCTTGTCGCAGACGAAGGAAATTGCTCTGGAGGTGGTCTCACCCCTGCCGCCGCTCTCGACGACCGCGTCCAGCGAAACCTATTCCCTCAGCCGGAAGGAAGTCGAACTGTTGCCCCGAGGCAACAACAATGAGTTTCACGATGTCCTGTTGACGATCCCCAGTGCCGTTTATGGAGCGCTTAAGCAGGTTCATATCAGGCAGGACCATGCGAATCTCCAAATCCGGATCGACGGCGTGCCGATTCCCGACACGGTGTCGTCCACCTTTTCGGATGTGATTACCCCCCGGGCCTGGGAGCGGGCCGACATCGTCTTGGGCGGGATGGAGGCTAACGTGGGGAACAAGACGGCGGCGTTGATCGACGTCACCACCAAGAGCGGCACGAAGCCGGGATTCGGATCGATCCAGATGTTCGGCGGCTCGAACAACCTGATCAACCCGTCGTTCGAATACGGCGGGGCGGTCGGCGAGAAGTTCCGCTATTATTTTCTGAACAGCCATACGGCGACGAACCGCGGCATCGACCCCCCGACGCTCGGACGCCCCACCTATCACGGCCAAAGCGAGCGCAATCAGACGATGTTCCGCGGCGACTATCAGGTCAGCAACCGCGACAATTTCACACTGCTGTTTCTCAATTCCATCGCCAAGTATCAAATTCCGACGTCGCCGGGACAGGATCCGAATCCGGTGATCACGGGAACACTCAATGGTCTCTTGCCCGGAGGGTTTTCGCCCGTTCCCTCGGAGAGGATCGATGAGAATCAAAAGGAAAACAATCAATACGGCCATCTTGTGTGGCGGCACGACGTCGATACCCGAAACTTTTTCAGTTTGGCCGGGTACTTCCGTCACACCAGGGCGACGTTTCGGACCGATCCGTTCAACGTGCTGGCCTATGTGCCGGATGAGACGGAGCCGTTTTCGGCCGGGAGCCAGGATCGAACCGCCTATTCGGGCGGCGTTCGGCTGGACTACACCTACGTCCACAGTAAGGAGCACTTGATCAAGGCGGGCTTTCAGGTCGATCGCACCCAGGCGATCAACAAAACGCGGCTGACGGCGTTCGACAGCGGACTGACCGATCTGGTGAATCTCAACGCCGACAACCGATTGATCGGGTGGCGGCAGGAGTTTTGGATTCAGGACCAGTGGACCCCGAACGATCATTGGACGTTCAACGTCGGCGTGCGGGCCGATACGGTGCAGTATCTCCGTCACGAGGGGCAGGTGAGCCCGCGCATCGGCGTGACGTACCGATACAACCCGTTCCATGCGTTCCATGCGTTCTATGGCCGGCTGTTCACGCCGCCCAATTTGGAGGCCATCTCGTTCGCCAAGTTGAATACGATCGGCACCACGGCGGAGCCGGAAGATACGACGAACAATCCTCCCAGGGCCGAGCGGGCCCATTATTTTCAAATCGGCAGCGTCCACGCGCTGGGGGAGTGGGCGACGCTGCAGCTTACGGGCTACTACAAACTGGCCAACTATTTGTCCGACGCCGGCCAGTTCGGGACCACGCCGTTGCTCAACTACTTCGCGTTCGAGCGGGGATGGAGTCGAGGAGCCGACGCGGCGCTCAAACTGTGGCTGATGGACAATCTGACGGTCCGCGGGAATATCGCCTGGGGACAATGCAAGGGGTACGGATTGCAATCGGGGCATTTTCTCCTGCACGGGGAGGAGATCGCCGACATCCGTTCGCCGGGCGGCATCTTCTGCGACCACATGCAGATCCTGACCAGCTCGGCCGTCGTGAGTTACCGGCTGCTGGACCGCACGACGTTGACCGGCCAGATGTTGTTCGCATCCGGATTACGGACGGCGGAAGAAGGGGCCAAGACCAACTCCACCCACAGTCCCTCCTACACGATTTACAATCTGTCGATTTCCCATATCGTGCCGTTGCCGTGGCATGGGCAAAAGATGTTGTTGGCGTTTGACGTCGTCAACGTGTTAGACCAGCAGTACTTCATCAATTTCGGCGAAGGGAGCATCGGACTGGGCGTGTCGCACGCCGGCATGCCGCGATCGTTTTTCTTTCGGGGGCAGTGGTTTTTCTAA
- a CDS encoding energy transducer TonB family protein: MNRLLNVFRSIDRGIVQIMVVWLLIHPAAALAAAGDEATHESDHAEDLLELPEVHVHGLPLNKDRQLGPVALFTPWPDVPPSLQGKELDDWMKARLLVSKEAKVTVVVLEPCKHRELTRAGVEALGRWRFDPQLNGDDPVDGELTVRIHFRTR, from the coding sequence ATGAACCGTTTGCTGAACGTCTTCCGCTCTATCGACAGGGGCATAGTTCAGATCATGGTTGTATGGCTGTTGATACACCCGGCCGCCGCCTTGGCGGCGGCCGGCGACGAGGCCACGCATGAAAGCGATCATGCCGAGGACCTGCTGGAGCTGCCGGAAGTCCACGTCCATGGCCTGCCGTTGAACAAAGACCGGCAGTTGGGTCCGGTGGCCCTCTTCACGCCGTGGCCCGACGTCCCGCCGTCTTTGCAAGGCAAAGAGTTGGATGATTGGATGAAGGCCCGGTTGCTGGTGTCGAAGGAGGCCAAGGTGACGGTCGTCGTCTTGGAACCCTGTAAGCACCGAGAACTGACTCGTGCGGGGGTGGAGGCTCTTGGGAGATGGAGATTCGATCCGCAACTCAATGGCGACGATCCCGTGGACGGCGAACTGACCGTGCGCATTCACTTCAGGACTCGATAA
- a CDS encoding CpaF family protein produces MSESNEASFPGGEAGRRALFRRSLTSDAASRIKLAVKRGVLSQWGEEAVSEAPTAKQADYVSVKGLLQQRLLAELGDEMVLSLREEEVATAVEVFVRRILESEQIPLNEQERGRLADELTEEVMGLGPLSPLMADPAVADILVVAPDKVYVERFGKLEKTDVRFRDAEHIVRVIERIAAQMGRRIDAASPMADLRLRDGSRVNATLPPVSIDGPTLSIRRFGRRRLRWRDLLELGMMSEAMAEFLAMAVSLRTNMLVSGGTGAGKSTLLGALLESAAPTERIITIEDTAELILDQEHVVRLETRPPNIEGRGRITQRDLVINSLRMRPDRIIVGEVRGPEALDMLQAMNTGHDGGMSTIHANSPRDALSRLETMVLMAGEELPSKAIREQIVSAIRLLVHVRRYEDGVRRIERITEITGLEGTVPLLQDIFEFRRASMKGRRLEGEFLPTGIVPRCVEGWREQGIEVPWGLFRARSGYGAQ; encoded by the coding sequence ATGAGTGAATCAAATGAGGCCTCGTTCCCTGGAGGAGAGGCTGGTCGTCGAGCCCTCTTTCGCCGGTCATTGACGAGTGACGCGGCCTCCCGCATCAAGCTGGCCGTCAAACGGGGAGTGCTTTCGCAATGGGGAGAAGAGGCTGTATCAGAAGCGCCGACCGCCAAACAGGCTGACTATGTTTCGGTCAAAGGACTGTTGCAACAACGGCTGTTGGCGGAACTTGGAGACGAGATGGTTTTGAGTCTTCGGGAAGAAGAGGTGGCGACCGCCGTCGAGGTGTTCGTCCGTCGGATTCTTGAGTCGGAACAGATTCCCCTCAATGAGCAGGAGCGAGGCCGTCTGGCCGACGAGCTGACCGAGGAAGTGATGGGGCTGGGCCCCCTCTCGCCGCTGATGGCTGATCCGGCCGTTGCCGATATTTTAGTGGTGGCCCCTGATAAGGTCTATGTCGAACGGTTCGGGAAACTGGAGAAAACCGATGTACGATTTCGCGACGCTGAACATATCGTGCGGGTGATCGAGCGGATTGCCGCGCAGATGGGGCGACGGATCGATGCCGCTTCGCCGATGGCGGATCTGCGCCTGCGGGATGGAAGCCGAGTCAATGCGACACTTCCACCGGTCTCAATCGACGGCCCAACATTGTCGATTAGGCGGTTTGGGCGCAGGCGACTGCGCTGGAGGGACTTACTTGAGCTTGGCATGATGTCCGAGGCGATGGCCGAATTTCTCGCGATGGCTGTATCGCTGCGCACAAACATGCTTGTGTCTGGAGGAACCGGCGCCGGAAAGTCCACCTTGCTGGGGGCATTGTTGGAGTCGGCTGCGCCCACGGAACGGATTATCACGATCGAAGACACGGCGGAACTCATCCTCGATCAGGAACATGTGGTTCGATTGGAAACTCGACCTCCCAACATCGAAGGGCGAGGACGGATCACTCAACGCGATCTGGTCATCAATTCGCTCCGCATGAGACCGGATCGAATCATTGTTGGCGAGGTGCGGGGGCCCGAGGCGTTGGACATGTTGCAGGCTATGAACACGGGTCATGATGGGGGGATGAGCACGATTCACGCCAATTCGCCGCGCGACGCCCTCTCACGGTTAGAGACGATGGTGCTTATGGCCGGCGAGGAATTGCCCTCAAAAGCTATTCGGGAGCAAATCGTGTCGGCAATTCGGCTGTTGGTGCATGTCAGACGGTATGAGGACGGTGTCCGCCGCATCGAGCGGATTACGGAAATCACGGGTCTCGAAGGGACGGTCCCGCTACTTCAAGACATTTTTGAATTTCGCCGGGCCAGCATGAAAGGACGTCGGCTAGAGGGAGAGTTTCTCCCCACCGGCATTGTGCCTCGGTGTGTGGAGGGATGGCGGGAGCAGGGCATCGAAGTGCCGTGGGGGCTGTTTCGGGCACGAAGTGGATATGGAGCCCAGTAA
- a CDS encoding type II secretion system F family protein gives MTVVLGIVGVGLIVIGIWQAVSWAIRYRTRERVEQEGDPGHLMRGTAVDDTMGRLARWLFLAGFRARSAPIIFVSMSAAGVGLGVLGALAVERLGIVDLMVQGLLYIPGGLGEGLSAIVRLAPWIVLVNVALTPTLVVRAARRRRVREVEEDLPLLLELLASLAEGGLGFDAALAKVLQAQSRDRSLASELRTFQAELQIGVGRVQALRRLAWRLEIPSVSTFVSALIHAEQVGASLAETLRDQAGDLRNIRRERVLFEAQALPVKLVFPLVLCFLPSMFVTTLGPALYQMVRVLNLSTLRGAPLP, from the coding sequence ATGACCGTTGTTCTTGGAATTGTGGGGGTCGGGTTGATAGTGATCGGGATATGGCAGGCCGTTTCTTGGGCGATCCGATATCGAACACGTGAACGGGTGGAACAGGAGGGGGACCCCGGTCATCTTATGAGAGGAACCGCTGTCGATGACACGATGGGACGTCTAGCTCGATGGCTTTTCCTGGCCGGCTTCCGCGCCAGGTCCGCACCAATCATTTTTGTCAGTATGTCAGCCGCCGGTGTTGGACTTGGCGTTTTAGGAGCGCTCGCGGTGGAACGGCTAGGGATAGTCGATCTGATGGTTCAGGGATTGCTGTATATCCCTGGAGGTCTTGGCGAGGGGTTATCGGCCATTGTCCGATTGGCCCCCTGGATCGTGTTGGTGAACGTCGCGCTGACTCCGACCTTGGTTGTAAGGGCTGCACGGCGGCGTCGAGTGCGGGAAGTTGAGGAAGACCTCCCCCTATTGCTGGAACTGCTAGCCTCGTTGGCCGAGGGAGGGCTTGGCTTTGACGCAGCCCTAGCCAAAGTGCTTCAGGCTCAATCAAGGGATCGGTCTCTGGCATCAGAACTTCGTACCTTTCAAGCTGAATTGCAGATCGGGGTTGGGCGGGTCCAGGCGTTGCGCCGCTTGGCCTGGCGCTTAGAAATTCCTTCCGTCTCCACGTTCGTGTCAGCCTTGATCCACGCGGAGCAGGTCGGTGCGAGCCTGGCGGAAACCCTGCGCGATCAAGCAGGAGACCTGCGGAATATCCGGCGTGAACGGGTGTTGTTTGAAGCGCAGGCGCTTCCGGTCAAGTTGGTGTTTCCGCTGGTGCTGTGTTTTCTCCCCTCGATGTTCGTCACGACATTGGGGCCCGCCTTGTATCAGATGGTCAGAGTGCTCAACCTTTCAACGCTTCGAGGGGCGCCTCTTCCATGA
- a CDS encoding glycerophosphodiester phosphodiesterase has product MIDGGNVGAQRGERWGTDRQQTPIVIAHRGASGYVPEHTLAAYAISILQGADFVEPDLVMTKDGHLIARHDNVLDLTTDVSRRPEFAGRKATKTVDGARVTGWFSEDFTLGEIKTLRAIERIPGTRPANTRFDGQFEIPTLQEIIDLVQAYEKLLNRRIGIYIETKHPTYFERLGLPFEEPLVKILRKNGYEGRNQRVFIQSFEINNLRKLSRMTRIPLVQLLWIEGKPYDVEAGGGTLTYEQMATPAGLAQIAAYAQGVGPEKRFIIPLDSSGNLDPSRVTRFVQDAHAVGLVVHPYTFRSENAFLPMNLRSSGDPTALGDGAGEMLLFLRTGIDGLFTDHTDQGVAARDAYVRTR; this is encoded by the coding sequence ATGATCGACGGAGGAAACGTGGGGGCTCAACGAGGGGAACGGTGGGGAACTGATCGCCAACAGACGCCCATTGTGATCGCGCATCGAGGGGCAAGCGGCTACGTTCCCGAGCACACGTTGGCGGCCTATGCCATCTCGATTCTGCAAGGGGCTGATTTTGTCGAGCCCGATCTTGTCATGACCAAGGACGGGCATTTGATCGCCCGCCATGACAATGTGCTGGATCTCACCACGGACGTGTCGCGCAGGCCGGAATTTGCCGGACGCAAGGCCACGAAGACCGTGGACGGCGCCAGAGTCACCGGGTGGTTCAGCGAGGATTTCACCTTGGGGGAGATCAAGACGCTCCGCGCCATTGAACGGATTCCCGGCACGAGGCCGGCCAATACCAGGTTCGACGGTCAGTTTGAGATTCCGACATTGCAGGAGATCATCGACCTGGTCCAGGCCTATGAGAAGCTCTTGAATCGCCGGATCGGCATCTATATCGAAACGAAACACCCCACGTATTTCGAACGATTAGGGCTGCCGTTCGAAGAGCCGCTGGTCAAGATCCTGCGCAAAAACGGCTATGAAGGGCGAAATCAGCGGGTCTTTATCCAGTCGTTCGAAATCAACAATCTTCGCAAGCTCAGCAGGATGACGAGAATTCCACTGGTGCAACTCTTGTGGATCGAGGGCAAGCCCTATGACGTGGAAGCGGGAGGAGGAACGTTGACCTATGAACAGATGGCGACCCCGGCCGGGTTGGCTCAGATCGCCGCCTATGCCCAAGGGGTCGGTCCGGAAAAACGGTTCATCATTCCCCTCGATTCGTCCGGCAATCTCGATCCCTCTCGCGTCACGCGATTTGTCCAGGATGCCCATGCCGTGGGGCTGGTGGTCCATCCCTATACGTTTCGTTCCGAGAACGCCTTTCTTCCGATGAACCTCCGATCATCCGGCGATCCCACGGCGTTGGGCGATGGAGCGGGAGAAATGCTCCTGTTCTTGAGGACCGGGATCGACGGCTTGTTCACGGATCACACGGATCAGGGAGTCGCCGCGCGCGACGCATACGTCAGAACCAGATGA
- a CDS encoding phosphatase PAP2 family protein has translation MSLDEALFYAINGLAGRSSSVDQFFLLLVNRSTLYLPAACAIVWWIWAYRREALYGGPLLAASIGLADFLGGQLKWVFERVRPCRALSQAIIVEPGGCGGLFSFPSNHAVNMAAAAAFIQVLYPKAGWVCWPIVALAGVARVYVGAHYVTDVLGGWLIGGVIGAGFAWLLLQWPVFRKRPVPRTSVARS, from the coding sequence ATGAGTCTGGATGAGGCCCTGTTCTACGCCATCAACGGATTGGCCGGTCGGTCGTCCTCGGTCGATCAATTTTTTCTCCTCCTGGTGAACCGCAGCACCCTCTACTTGCCGGCCGCCTGCGCGATTGTCTGGTGGATCTGGGCCTACCGACGGGAAGCCCTCTATGGCGGGCCTCTGTTGGCGGCATCGATCGGCCTGGCCGATTTTCTCGGAGGCCAGTTAAAGTGGGTGTTCGAACGGGTGAGGCCCTGTCGGGCGCTGAGCCAGGCGATCATCGTTGAACCGGGCGGCTGTGGGGGCCTGTTCAGTTTTCCGTCGAACCACGCCGTCAACATGGCGGCGGCCGCGGCCTTTATTCAGGTGCTGTACCCCAAGGCCGGCTGGGTCTGTTGGCCGATTGTCGCATTGGCGGGGGTCGCCCGCGTCTATGTAGGGGCCCATTATGTCACGGACGTGCTTGGTGGTTGGCTTATCGGAGGCGTGATCGGCGCGGGATTCGCCTGGCTTTTATTGCAGTGGCCGGTTTTTCGAAAGAGGCCGGTTCCGAGGACGTCCGTCGCGCGCTCTTGA
- a CDS encoding CobW family GTP-binding protein, with protein MRSVPVPFYMLCGSLGAGKTTLLMRLLEYWKAQGRKTGVLMNEAGEISIDGPRAGTLAEQVMNLAGGCVCCDTKEDLSWGIAELVRSYGSDVLILECSGLADPSEVIDAVTDLYTARLASLERVIALLHPVLMESSHSAAYVTTQAIRCADELILNKQDLYVPGHWEQFRASIMEENPFARLWETSHARLDVAELLGPHPSLGPRPSTGCRSSTNVLFDAARPPSIHRAAYHPIATTVRLPGPLNQERFQAWLQDLPKELERAKGFFRFVGKPELQEFQYAPPGEPTITPIMLLDEPDPAVVLIGRGYDVEALTSRLLTCVETDSA; from the coding sequence ATGCGTTCGGTTCCCGTTCCTTTTTACATGCTCTGCGGCTCGCTCGGCGCGGGGAAAACGACGCTCCTGATGCGCCTGCTGGAATACTGGAAGGCGCAAGGGCGCAAAACCGGCGTCCTCATGAACGAGGCGGGGGAAATCAGTATCGACGGCCCTCGCGCCGGCACCCTGGCCGAGCAAGTGATGAATCTGGCCGGCGGCTGCGTCTGTTGCGACACGAAGGAAGATCTCTCCTGGGGCATCGCCGAGTTGGTGCGCTCATATGGCTCGGATGTGTTGATCCTCGAATGCTCAGGACTCGCCGATCCATCGGAGGTGATCGACGCGGTCACCGACCTCTATACGGCGAGGTTGGCTTCTCTCGAACGGGTGATTGCGCTGCTTCATCCGGTCTTAATGGAATCCAGCCATTCCGCCGCCTATGTCACGACCCAGGCTATTCGATGTGCGGATGAGCTGATCCTGAACAAGCAGGACCTGTACGTACCAGGCCACTGGGAGCAATTTCGCGCATCGATCATGGAGGAGAATCCCTTTGCTCGCCTTTGGGAGACGTCCCATGCGAGGCTCGACGTCGCGGAGCTGCTTGGCCCCCATCCTTCCCTCGGCCCCCGCCCTTCTACTGGGTGCCGCTCCTCCACGAACGTCTTGTTCGACGCTGCTCGTCCCCCCTCCATTCACCGCGCAGCCTACCATCCCATCGCGACAACTGTCCGATTACCTGGTCCATTGAACCAGGAACGGTTCCAGGCTTGGCTCCAGGATCTTCCCAAGGAACTTGAGCGGGCCAAGGGTTTCTTCCGATTCGTGGGGAAGCCGGAATTGCAGGAGTTTCAGTACGCGCCGCCGGGCGAGCCGACGATCACTCCCATCATGTTGCTGGACGAGCCGGATCCGGCCGTCGTCTTGATCGGCCGAGGGTATGACGTCGAAGCCCTGACGAGCCGCTTGCTCACCTGCGTGGAGACCGATTCCGCATGA
- a CDS encoding type II secretion system F family protein encodes MEPSKVILIVTLLAAAGGAVWWWSLERRRRLALSRLEPARERAKSDRVGRRFPPRYRWVSVAVAGMTMMGCWWCKWPVPFVLAIALIVGVVIGIVESTIASRRVLLLELQLTVVIDGLVGALRVGMALPKAIEVAMREARPPLLGYLQEMVTRLHLGEEAPTVFRELANRIPLESVQLFCLTLSAQWMSGGRVAHALAAVGKTIRDRIEVSRRVRAQAVEAHASVVAMMGISYGVAWIMWRANPASFTTFLTSEWGLVLTSGAMVLQAVGMLWVRKLGQIRY; translated from the coding sequence ATGGAGCCCAGTAAGGTCATCTTGATAGTCACGCTGTTGGCCGCTGCAGGAGGAGCGGTCTGGTGGTGGAGCTTGGAACGCCGCCGTCGTCTCGCCCTGAGCCGGTTGGAGCCCGCGAGGGAGCGGGCCAAATCTGACCGCGTGGGGAGGCGCTTTCCTCCTCGCTACCGGTGGGTCTCGGTCGCGGTCGCTGGGATGACAATGATGGGCTGCTGGTGGTGTAAGTGGCCGGTTCCTTTTGTTTTAGCGATCGCGCTTATCGTTGGTGTTGTCATTGGGATTGTCGAGTCGACGATTGCCTCTCGGCGTGTGCTCCTGCTGGAACTGCAATTGACAGTGGTCATCGATGGCTTGGTCGGTGCGCTCCGGGTGGGGATGGCTCTGCCCAAGGCTATAGAGGTTGCGATGCGAGAGGCACGACCACCCTTGCTCGGCTATCTCCAAGAAATGGTGACGCGGCTGCATCTAGGAGAGGAAGCGCCGACCGTCTTTCGTGAGCTAGCAAACAGGATTCCGCTGGAAAGTGTCCAGTTGTTTTGTCTCACTTTGTCTGCTCAATGGATGAGCGGGGGGCGGGTAGCCCATGCCTTGGCGGCAGTGGGCAAGACCATTCGGGATCGGATCGAAGTGTCCCGCCGCGTGCGAGCGCAGGCCGTCGAAGCCCATGCTTCGGTGGTGGCAATGATGGGCATTTCCTATGGGGTCGCTTGGATTATGTGGAGGGCCAATCCTGCTTCGTTCACGACATTTCTAACAAGTGAGTGGGGACTCGTTCTAACCTCGGGAGCCATGGTACTGCAAGCGGTCGGTATGCTCTGGGTGCGGAAACTTGGTCAGATTAGGTATTAG
- a CDS encoding tetratricopeptide repeat protein: MTSTIIEYGKEYGKPLVRRRGTWIVLVAALGAGLGGCSFQSQYVYNECPLPDQQFLPLWEQWREAHSKPGGCGMPEEGRFVCEALRREVERVAHICPTYVPGLMASAIIAYEDRQFALAQQYLDALLGLQKAHGPAAVLRGRIALEEGNVPFALRFLAEQVKLSPEDADLHEVYAGALFLADKLPEAKRQLTIAANLGAPTWRVAYHRGLFEEALGNFHLALRHYEEAISERPGWEAALVRRDGIIAATRRGEDPDVAPDDDDRR, encoded by the coding sequence ATGACCTCAACGATCATTGAGTATGGCAAGGAGTATGGCAAGCCGTTGGTACGCCGACGGGGCACGTGGATTGTTCTGGTTGCCGCTTTAGGTGCTGGTCTCGGTGGCTGCTCGTTTCAAAGCCAGTATGTGTACAACGAATGTCCGTTACCGGATCAACAGTTCCTACCACTGTGGGAACAGTGGCGCGAAGCCCATTCAAAACCGGGTGGATGTGGGATGCCGGAGGAGGGACGATTTGTCTGTGAGGCATTGCGTCGAGAAGTAGAGCGAGTGGCCCATATCTGCCCAACCTACGTGCCGGGGTTGATGGCATCGGCGATTATCGCCTACGAGGATCGTCAGTTCGCCCTGGCCCAACAATATCTGGACGCGCTCCTCGGTCTTCAGAAAGCCCATGGTCCCGCCGCCGTGCTCCGCGGTCGGATTGCGCTGGAAGAGGGCAACGTTCCGTTTGCGCTCAGATTTTTGGCGGAGCAGGTGAAATTGTCTCCCGAAGACGCGGATCTACATGAAGTCTACGCCGGCGCGCTCTTTCTCGCGGACAAACTGCCGGAGGCAAAACGGCAACTGACGATCGCCGCCAATCTCGGCGCGCCGACCTGGCGGGTCGCTTATCACCGGGGATTATTTGAAGAGGCATTGGGAAATTTTCATCTGGCCCTGCGGCACTATGAAGAGGCGATCAGCGAACGACCGGGGTGGGAGGCGGCCCTGGTGCGGCGGGACGGGATCATCGCGGCGACTCGACGGGGGGAGGACCCCGACGTCGCCCCCGATGATGACGATCGACGGTAG
- a CDS encoding 3-deoxy-7-phosphoheptulonate synthase: MNRPIDNQHVIEIKALPSPRTIKTRLPITDQAAKLVVETREAVRKILHGQDRDRLVIIVGPCSIHDPEAALDYAQKLKPVADALRDRFLIIMRTYFEKPRTTVGWKGLINDPHLDGTCDIATGMEMARTILLRINQLGLPCATELLDPVTPQYTADLISWTAIGARTTESQIHREMASGLSMPVGFKNGTEGNLQVAVNAMISARAPHHFVGINAEGQTSIIKTMGNPDRHIVLRGGGGKSNYDAEHVAKAETAVACEGIARPIMIDCSHDNSSKDHRRQGTVAREVLRQFREGRHSIMGLMLESNLHPGKQTWKEGVPLAYGVSITDACLGWDETKSLLDELAESLTVKPA, translated from the coding sequence GTGAACAGGCCCATTGACAATCAGCATGTTATCGAGATCAAGGCGCTGCCTTCGCCCCGCACGATTAAAACCAGACTTCCCATCACGGATCAGGCGGCCAAACTGGTCGTCGAAACCCGCGAAGCCGTCAGAAAGATCCTTCATGGGCAAGATCGTGATCGCCTCGTCATCATCGTCGGGCCCTGCTCGATCCATGATCCCGAAGCCGCGCTCGACTACGCGCAGAAACTGAAGCCGGTCGCCGACGCCCTGCGCGACCGGTTTCTGATCATCATGCGGACCTATTTTGAGAAGCCTCGGACCACCGTCGGATGGAAAGGCTTGATCAACGACCCCCATTTGGACGGCACCTGTGATATCGCAACCGGCATGGAAATGGCTCGCACCATTCTTCTTCGGATCAATCAACTGGGCCTGCCTTGCGCCACGGAGTTGCTGGATCCGGTCACGCCTCAATACACCGCCGATCTCATCAGTTGGACGGCGATCGGCGCGCGCACCACCGAAAGCCAGATTCACCGCGAGATGGCCAGCGGTCTCTCCATGCCCGTCGGATTCAAAAACGGCACCGAGGGCAACCTGCAGGTCGCCGTCAACGCCATGATTTCGGCGCGCGCCCCGCACCACTTCGTCGGGATCAACGCCGAGGGCCAAACCTCCATCATCAAGACCATGGGCAACCCGGATCGACACATCGTTCTCCGAGGGGGAGGAGGAAAAAGCAATTACGACGCCGAGCACGTCGCCAAGGCGGAGACGGCCGTGGCCTGCGAAGGCATCGCCCGCCCGATCATGATCGATTGTTCGCACGACAATTCAAGCAAAGACCACCGCCGTCAAGGCACCGTGGCCCGCGAAGTCCTCCGTCAATTCCGCGAGGGCCGCCACTCGATCATGGGGCTCATGCTGGAGAGCAATCTCCACCCCGGGAAGCAAACGTGGAAAGAGGGGGTTCCGCTTGCGTACGGCGTCTCGATCACCGACGCCTGTCTCGGATGGGACGAAACGAAGTCCCTCTTGGACGAGCTGGCCGAATCGCTGACCGTCAAACCGGCCTAA